CATATCTCCCGAAACCTTGTTTGTTTTTTACGAAACAGCTGCTTTTTTTATAATAATGTACCATGCAGCTGCATCGCAAGCCCGAAATTGAATTTTAATTTTTGCTGTTTCAAAGCTTTACAAATTATGTTATTATATTATCAGCCAGTTTATCAGGCATAGTTGATCATGTACATAACTGTGGTGAGGTGAAAGATAGTGTCGATAATCATGTTTCCCAGGGAGTTCATATGGATGGTCGATCTGAAGATGGACCCAAGACAGGGCTTGATCACAAGAACCAGAGAAAACATCGAAGCTTCCAACACCATGCTTGAAAGAAACACCGCTGCGCGTCGTAGCCGTTACAAGATTGATGCCAGGGCTTGAAATTTCCATTTCCAGATCTCTTTGAAAATTGGGGGTTTGCTTCAACATGCAAATCAGGGTTGAAGGGAAATGATGCCCTCATCGTGGAACCGCAATTCCTTCCCCCGACACGCTCATTCATGTCCAAAGCGGAGCAAAATTTGCCGCCCGGCAGAAAGAGACTGGCTGACCGCAGTTTTTTCGTTGCAGGAATCAAAATTTACCCTATTTCTTTTTTTGAGTCAAATATTTCCCATCTGTATATTCAAGAACCTTGCCGGGATCGAATGCCCCGGCTGCGGCATTTTACCCTCTGACGAACCGAGGATTATTTCCCGGGCAAGCGCATATTGCGACATCTTGATACAAGATGCTGATCAAACCCCGTAACGAAAGGCTTTCAAGGTCTGGTTCTCGTCATGTTGATGCATGAACCCGGTTGCCTGCCTGAATTTCTTGTCGTCGATGATGACCGAATATTTGATATGATTGATTGAATTGGCAAATATCCTGGAATATCCAAAGCGTTCCAGGAACGAGGGATACCACCTCTGGGGAATGGGTATTGCTATTTTTCCGGCCCTGTCAATCAGGGCCGAAAGGGGTAGCGGTTGTGGCCCCGCTATGTTGTAAACCCCGTGCAGTTCTGCCTCCATGGCTGTCATGATAGCGCGGGTGTGGTCATCCTCATGCATGAACTGGAACAGCGGATCGAAACCCAGTACGGTCGGCACACCCGGCCCCTTCAAAAATCGCGATAATACCCCCCTTCGTGAGGGGCCAAGCGTATATACCATACGCAGCAGAATGATATCGAGGTCCGGATAACGCCACAAAGCTTGCGAAGCATAAAGATCGGCCATAAAAAGATCATTCAATCTGGGAAAGGTAAGTCCACCGAAGGGAGGGTCATCCTCGCTACAGTACATGGATGTATCGGGTGCAGCACCATAAACCATATGATTGCTGACAAAAACAACCTGCTTCGCATTGTAATTGTTGCTGTATTCAAAAACAGCCCGGGTGCTTTCCAGATTGACCCTGTATCTCCGGTCATAATCCTGGGAGGATCTGGCTGCCGAGGCAATGTATATTACAGTATCCGGACGACCGGTACGGAATACTTCTTCCGCCGACCTTCTGCGTATATCGGCACGGGTGATTTCTATCCCTTCCGGAACGTCTGGCCAGGACCGGACATCCAGGCCAAGAACATCATAACCCTGGTTCAACATTTTTTCCGCAAGCCTGCGGCCCACGGCCGTGGAAATCCCGACAATCAGCGCTTTCATGGTTGTTCCATCTCCTCCACCCTGTTCTTTAGCCCCGTTGCAATCAAATCCTCGACCCTTTCTTTTACCGATTCCACTTTTTTTTCAATGTCTTCATTGTCCCCTACCCCCTCGAAATACATGGGCTCCCCGAAATATATCTGGCAAGGCACGGGTAAGGGAAGAGGGAGTATATAAGGCGTGATGGGAAAATAGGGTGCTCCCAGCAAATTCCCCAGTTTCCTGGCATGCATTATGGTGGGAATCGCTTCTTCCCCGCCGATAAAGGCAAAGGGTACCACCGGGGCTCCGGTTTTCAGGGCAAGGCGCATGAAGCCGCTGGTGAAATTCACCAGATTGTAACGGTCTTTGTACAATTTGCCTATGCCGCGGATACCTTCGGGGAAAATCAACAATACCCGGCCTTCGTTCAACAGGCGTTCTGCCTGCTCACGAACTCCTGTAACCTGGCCCAAACGTATGAGCAGCGGTGAAACAATGGGCATCTTCTGGGCAAACCTATCGACCATACCTACGGGATAACGCGGCGGATCATGGTCAACGATCATGGACATCACGGTCATCGCCCCATCCACGGGGATACCCCCCGAATGATTCCCCACCAGCATCACGGGCCCCTCGTCGGGAACATTTTCTATGCCAATGGCCTTGACCCTGAAATAGTGCCTGTACAGCCATTTCATGGCGGGGTACAGCATTTTAAGGTAATTGCGCGACACACCGTAGGGATCGATGCCATCCTTGTTCAGGGAAAGATCAACCTTCTCGAGCAAATCATTGCATTCCTGAATATCATCATAGACGCCGGCCACTATCCCTCTGATCAGATTTAGCAATTCACCCAGCGTGTCTTCCATCGTTGTTCTCTCTCCTGTTGATGAAATTTGTACCATGCTTGTACGGGTATGTTCTTCTTTTTTTCGCAGCCGTTTCACTGTATTGATCCAATTTGTTTGCCCCGTCATCATACATGGAAAGTGTCATGCTGTCTGCCAGGCTTGATTCATGTATGATTTATTTCGGGCGGGCTGCAGTTCAAAGAATGTCAAGATGTTTTTCCGTCTGTCAACCTTTATTATATCTCAATACATGCCAGTTACCAATAGGCGAAAATGAACATGATGGCGTGAACCAATCATGAGCAAAAATGGGAGAACCTCGCAAGTTTCAATTCACTTTTTTGTCTATCCAATCGTTGGTAGTTTCTCTGGTGAAAACCGAAGCCTCCCTGTAGTAACGGCATATTCCCCCTGCATTCATCGCCGTATCACCGGGTGTAACTTCTGTGCCATCTCCGGATAAAAATAAGCGGCAGACAGTGAACGTGCACTGCCTGCCGTTTGTAGTTCGGAATCAGCTTTCAAGGTATACATCGATCCTTGTCATGCTGCCTGCCAATGGCATTGTCAATTGTCTCACACCGGAAAAACAGCCAATGCCAATCCGGCATTCGCTGGAAAGAGCACCCCCGGCACCGTCCGGCTCTTCACCGGAAAGCGCAAATCCTTCCGCCTGTTTGTTCCCGTTCCAGGCCGGCATCCCCAACCCTTATTTCATGGGCTGCAGGTCAGCATCAAGCCAGTTGGCCTCGTCATCAATGGGCCGCAGGAACAGCGCATCAGATTCATCCACGTTCTTGCTCTGATGACGCCTGAATACAAATTGTGTGTCGGTTTTGCCCACCACCTCGATCTTGCCTTCCACATGGGCCATCGCGTAACGGAAACCTTTGGCGATACCATTCAGTCTTTTACGAGCCCGTGTCAATATTTCAATTCCTCTGGCCAGGGGCACCTGGAAGTGTTTGCAATGTTTGACGGGTCGGCATTGAAAAATGTAATAGGGATGCACACCGCAAGCCACCAGGCCATCCAGAAGTTCCACCAGTGTATCCGGATCGTCATTGACACCTTGCAGCAATACCCCTTGATTTCTGAGGGTACTGCCACTTTGTTTCAGTGCAGAAATAGCCCTTTTCGCTTCTTCCGTCAATTCCCGGGGGTGATTGAACTGGGTGACAACTACTATTTCCCTGGTCTGGCCGTAATTCTTGAGAATGGTCAGAAATTCTTGATCGAGGTATATGCGCTGGGGAAAAACCACGGGAACCCTGGAACCAAATCGGATGAATTTCAAATGTTCAATAGCACCCAGACGACGCAGATAATCTTCAATAACCTCGTTACTCAAGGTAAAGGGATCGCCGCCGGAAATGAGTACGTTTTTTATTTCTTCATGTTCGCGGATATACTCAACCGCATCTTCCATTCTTCTGTTAATCTCATCTTCCGAATATCCCACCATTCTTTTGCGGAAACAATGGCGGCAATAGGCGTAACAAATATTTGTGGACAATACCAACGCCGTGGGCCCGTACTTGTGTTGCAACCCGGGTATTTTGGTGTTGTAACTTTCTCCGCTGGTGTCGTATTCCCCCGCTTCATTCAGTTCCTGTTCATCGGGAATACATAGTTTTCTAACAGGATCGCCCTCGTCCGACCAATCGATCAGGTCCAGGTAATATCTTGTCACCCGCATGGGATGCCGTGCACAGACCAACATCAACCTTTCTTTCTGTTCAGGCGGAAGATGAAATTCCTTTTCCAATTCTTCCACACTGGCCACACTTTCTTTCAGCAATTCACTCCAAACAGCCATACCGATCACTCCACATATTTTAAGGACCCTGCGCCTTGATGTGATCAAGTAAAAGCATTATACCGGTTGGCTCTTCCGACAGAGAAAAAATAGAAGTACGATGATCCTTGCCTTTGATAGTCAGATCTACTGAAAAACAGCCCTCGCCTTTCAACGGGGGGTTTGAAAATGACAACGTGCCCGGGATGTCACTCGAATTGGTTCCTGCGGTATCAACCGGTATACGCTTCTATTGTTCTTTATTCAAAAATAAATTTGCGACGCAAAACAATCCCTTTTTTCCCCGCTACATGATATAGTTCAACAAAACTGACCCAAACCCTGCAAAAATACGACCATTTTCTGTTGGGCAAATTCTGGCATGCCATCCATAAATCGCTTCATGTCCCCGAAAAGCTTGAAGAAACCGATGAGAAGATTGCAGTTTATGCTTGTGAATTTACCCCGGCCGGGACCGCGGGCGTACCGGTAAAACCTGTAGCTTCACCGGAAACAGGCCTGTTTTTTCAGGCACTCCGGGAGTATGTACAGGAATTTATACAGCCCCCGGCATCGGCAAGGGCGAAATTGTTATTCCCGGTCCTGGATACGACGCCAGGGCTGTGCCGCCTCGAGCTCGAAGGCAAGTTCAAGCAAAGTACGTTCGTCGCCCTCCCTGGCCGCCAGCTGGATACCGATAGGCAGATCGCCTGCCGAATGCCCCAGGGGCAGCGAGATGGCCGGCGAACCCGAAGCATTGTTGGGCGGAGTGAAATTCATGAAATTGATGACGCGCACGATCAGTTCCTCGTAAGGGACACCGGGATTCAACCACCCCAGGGGCGGTGGCACAGTGCCGACGGTAGGTGATATCACCACGTCATGATCATCAAAAAAGTGGGCATAGCTCTCACGGGAGCGCCGCAGACGAAGCGCAGCGCCGGGTAATTTACCCAAGCGAGCAAGCCCCATTTTCGCAAGGCTCTTCGACATATCATTCAGACGGTTGGCATCGAATCCCCGCCCGAAGAGTACAGGCCCCAGCTTTGCGATACCGAGAGCCAACCCCCCGTAATAGGTCAGGAAATCGGAAATGAATTCCTCATCCAGGGGGATGGTAGCATGCTCCACGCGGTGGCCGAGACTCTCCAGCAGTTCTGCTGCCTTTTCCACGGCAGCGCGGGTTTCCCTGTCCGTGGGCTCTTCGGTGATGGAATCAACGATCATACCGATACGCAGGCGCCGCTTGCCCGGGCCTTCCACTTTCCCCACAGGCTTCAGCTTGGTGTTGCGGTAGTAACGCTCCGCCTCCGCGAGGAAGAAAGCCGTGTCGCGCACGCTGCGCGTGAGCACCCCTTCGTATACGATATTCACGGGCAGGAAGCGCCCGACCTCGGCATTCACCAGGCGATTGCGAGTTACTTTCAAGCCCACCACACCACAGCAGGCGGCAGGAATGCGTATGGAACCACCGCCGTCCTCGCCGTGAGCCAGGGGTAAAGCCCCCGTGGCCACCAGTACGGCAGAGCCGGCCGAGGAGCCTCCGGAAGAAAAACCGGGATTCCAGGGATTGTGCACCGCCGGTTCGTTCTGGAATTCTCCTGAAGGTATGAGCCCGAACTCGGGCAGGCGGCTCTTGCCCAGGATGATAGGGCCCTGAGCCAGCAACTGGCGGGTGAAAGCACTGTGTTTCCTGGCAGGTGCCACGTTTTGCAGCGCCTCGGAGCCGTTCCGGGTAGGCAATCCAGCCACATCGATATCGTCCTTTATCATGGTGGGCACACCGCCGAAAGGCCCCTTCGGCGGCCGCTGAGCCTCTTTCCGTGCCCGCTCGTAATCCCTTGTAGCCACTACATTCAGCAGTGGATCGATACTTTCAATGCGGGCGATTGCCGCATCCACTGCTTCTGCAGCACTGATTTCACCTTTCGCAATGCATTCTGCCACTCCCGTGGCATCCATCTCGCCCAGAGCATCATCGCGGAAAGCATGCACCCTGGCATTGTCTTTAACTACCCCAGACATAACCTTCACCCCCAAGGCAAATGTTCTTCATTCTACGGGATAATTATAGCAATACCTGGTAATGAACGTCAAACCCCCAACCCGGGGAGACGGTTTCAACCTACTTCAGGAAAAAAGAAAGAACCCCGCAATTTTCAACACACTTTTTTATCTATTGTATTTTGATAGCTTCCCTGATGGGGGTACACGGGAGGTATGAATTGAAACCTCGAATCGATGCCAGTCGCTTCCGAAAACCATCCCGGTATAATTGATTTCAACCGGGAAAATAATAATAAGGTATATGATGAACATCAGAAACAAATTCAGATATGAAACAAATTCAATCCAGCCTGGCCAGCTGGCTGACATCGTCCCCGGCCTGGACAAAGTGCAGAACCTGCTTGGCACTACCCTGTGCTCCAGGGTTCCATCACTGCAAAAGGCCCTCTCCCATAGCCGGCAAGTTCCGGGCAAGATGATCCGCCCGGCTCTGGTGATTCTTTCTTCCCTGCTTTTTTCCGGAAATGAAACCAGGCCCGTTTTCAATGAGTCCGATGTGGTGATCGAGGTGGCAACCGCCGCGGAACTTATCCATTCCGCCTCCCTTATCCATGACGATATCATTGACAATGCGTCTCTCCGCAGGGGAATCCCCGCCGTTCATGT
Above is a genomic segment from Bacillota bacterium containing:
- a CDS encoding DUF2752 domain-containing protein translates to MQESKFTLFLFLSQIFPICIFKNLAGIECPGCGILPSDEPRIISRASAYCDILIQDADQTP
- a CDS encoding NAD-dependent epimerase/dehydratase family protein, which produces MKALIVGISTAVGRRLAEKMLNQGYDVLGLDVRSWPDVPEGIEITRADIRRRSAEEVFRTGRPDTVIYIASAARSSQDYDRRYRVNLESTRAVFEYSNNYNAKQVVFVSNHMVYGAAPDTSMYCSEDDPPFGGLTFPRLNDLFMADLYASQALWRYPDLDIILLRMVYTLGPSRRGVLSRFLKGPGVPTVLGFDPLFQFMHEDDHTRAIMTAMEAELHGVYNIAGPQPLPLSALIDRAGKIAIPIPQRWYPSFLERFGYSRIFANSINHIKYSVIIDDKKFRQATGFMHQHDENQTLKAFRYGV
- a CDS encoding acyltransferase family protein, producing the protein MEDTLGELLNLIRGIVAGVYDDIQECNDLLEKVDLSLNKDGIDPYGVSRNYLKMLYPAMKWLYRHYFRVKAIGIENVPDEGPVMLVGNHSGGIPVDGAMTVMSMIVDHDPPRYPVGMVDRFAQKMPIVSPLLIRLGQVTGVREQAERLLNEGRVLLIFPEGIRGIGKLYKDRYNLVNFTSGFMRLALKTGAPVVPFAFIGGEEAIPTIMHARKLGNLLGAPYFPITPYILPLPLPVPCQIYFGEPMYFEGVGDNEDIEKKVESVKERVEDLIATGLKNRVEEMEQP
- a CDS encoding KamA family radical SAM protein, whose translation is MAVWSELLKESVASVEELEKEFHLPPEQKERLMLVCARHPMRVTRYYLDLIDWSDEGDPVRKLCIPDEQELNEAGEYDTSGESYNTKIPGLQHKYGPTALVLSTNICYAYCRHCFRKRMVGYSEDEINRRMEDAVEYIREHEEIKNVLISGGDPFTLSNEVIEDYLRRLGAIEHLKFIRFGSRVPVVFPQRIYLDQEFLTILKNYGQTREIVVVTQFNHPRELTEEAKRAISALKQSGSTLRNQGVLLQGVNDDPDTLVELLDGLVACGVHPYYIFQCRPVKHCKHFQVPLARGIEILTRARKRLNGIAKGFRYAMAHVEGKIEVVGKTDTQFVFRRHQSKNVDESDALFLRPIDDEANWLDADLQPMK
- a CDS encoding amidase, translating into MSGVVKDNARVHAFRDDALGEMDATGVAECIAKGEISAAEAVDAAIARIESIDPLLNVVATRDYERARKEAQRPPKGPFGGVPTMIKDDIDVAGLPTRNGSEALQNVAPARKHSAFTRQLLAQGPIILGKSRLPEFGLIPSGEFQNEPAVHNPWNPGFSSGGSSAGSAVLVATGALPLAHGEDGGGSIRIPAACCGVVGLKVTRNRLVNAEVGRFLPVNIVYEGVLTRSVRDTAFFLAEAERYYRNTKLKPVGKVEGPGKRRLRIGMIVDSITEEPTDRETRAAVEKAAELLESLGHRVEHATIPLDEEFISDFLTYYGGLALGIAKLGPVLFGRGFDANRLNDMSKSLAKMGLARLGKLPGAALRLRRSRESYAHFFDDHDVVISPTVGTVPPPLGWLNPGVPYEELIVRVINFMNFTPPNNASGSPAISLPLGHSAGDLPIGIQLAAREGDERTLLELAFELEAAQPWRRIQDRE